The genomic interval TGTAGCCTTTCTGTGCGGCTATGTAAGGGCTTGCGAATTTCTGGCGGTACTCGCTTACAAGTTCCATCCGCTTCTTTTCAGGGTCTTTAGCTTCAGCAATTTCTTTGCGGAAGATTATGTTTATTGCCCCATGTGGTCCCATAACTGCTATTTCGGCTGTTGGCCACGCGTAGTTTATGTCTGCGCCGCTGTGTTTAGAGCCCATGACGTCGTAGGCTCCACCGTAAGATTTGCGCAGTATAGTCGTGATTTTTGGAACCGTGGCTTCGCAGTAAGCGTACAATAGTTTAGAGCCGTGTTTGATTATTCCGCCGTGCTCCTGTTCAATGCCTGGTAAGAAGCCTGGCACGTCGACGAAAGTGATTATTGGAATGTTGAAGCAGTCGCAGAAGCGTATGAAGCGTCCGGCTTTCATGCTGCTGTTTATGTCTAAAGCCCCAGCGTAATGCATGGGCTGGTTAGCAACAATGCCTACTGTTTTACCATTCAAACGCGCAAAGCCGATTACAATGTTTTGCGCCCACAGAGGTTGGACTTCGAAGAATTCGCCGTTGTCCACTACGCGGGTTATTACTTCTTTTGCGTCGTAGGGTTTGTCTGGGTCGTCTGGAAGAATGCGCGCTAAGCCTTGGTCCGTGCGGTTTGGTTCGTCTGTCGGTTCAGCAACTGGCGGGTCTTCTAGATAATTGCTTGGCAGATAGCTCAGAAGCTTCTTTATGATTTGGATGCACTGTTCTTCGTTTTGGGCTATAAAATGTGCGACGCCGCTTGTTGTGCTGTGTACCATTGCGCCGCCGAGGTCTTCAAATGTGACTTCTTGTCCGAGCGCGGCTTTGACCACATCTGGACCAGTGATGAACATGTGCGATGTTTTGTCTACCATGATTATGAAGTCTGTTAGGGCTGGCGAATAAACAGCTCCGCCTGCACATGGACCCATAATGGCGCTTATCTGCGGAATAACGCCGGAACTTATCACGTTACGGAAGAATATGTCACCGTAACCAGCGAGACTTGCAACGCCTTCTTGAATTCGCGCTCCACCACTGTCGTTTAAACCTATGACTGGCGCACCCGTTTTCAACGCCAAATCCATGAGTTTGCAGACTTTCTTTGCGAACATCTCACCAAGCGAACCGCCGAAAACAGTGAAGTCCTGGCTGAAAACGTAAACGAGCCTGCCGTCTATTGTGCCGTAGCCCGTTACGACGCCATCGCCTAAAAACTTCTTTTCAGCCATGCCAAACTCCGTGCACTGATGAACCACGAAACGGTCGAGCTCGTTGAAACTTCCCGGGTCAAGCAGTAACTCGATGCGTTCGCGAGCGGTTAACTTGCCTTTGGCGTGTTGCTCTTCAATTCGCTTTTGTCCACCGCCAAGCTTGGCTTGTTCGTTTAATTCACGTAAAAGCTTAATCTTCTCATCAACACTTGGCTCTTTAATGCTTGACATTATGGATTACCTCAAATTGAAACAGTATAATAACTTAACAAATATTTAGAACCTATGGAAGCATAAAACCAATCTGATTCACCAATCTTCGAAAATTGCAGACATATCATCGCACATTTATCGCACTATAAACCCAATAATCATGCCTATACTTGATAATATTAGAGAATAGTTAAGAAGTGACTTCTTTCCAAGAGTCTTATCAATGTCAGCTGAGCATAATGCGATAAGTAACGCTCCAGTAAATCCTAGAGGAAATATAGGATTATTGTTAATCCTAAACCACAAGAAGGAGATGAGAAAAGACATAATCATCCATCCCAATGAATGAGTGTTAATGGGAGTTGAGAGTGACATTCCACAATATGGGCAAAATACCGCGTCAGAAGGAATAAGTTTGCCCCACTTCGTGCAATTTTTCGTAGACACAATACCACTATTTCATGGTTACACTGACAAAAATTAAAAATTTTCGCAAAAATCCATTTAATAACGGTTGAAAGGACGTTTGATAAAGGCACGTTTTTTATAGACTCTAAACGCTTCAATGCTGTCCTAAAAATAGCAACAATTATCTTAGCCTAAAGGAAAAATATCTCCAATAAACACCCGTTTTATGGTTCCCTCTTCAAGTTTGAGAACCAGAGCGCCTTCGCTGTCAACATCCAAAGCCAATCCACATAACCTTTTAGTTTCACTCGCAACAACCACTTGCTTACCAAGAAAACCCGAATAGCTTTTCCATCTTTCCAGAACCGAATTAAATCCCTCTTTCAAAAACTGCTCGTAAACACCGTCCAACCTCTCAAGCAACACCCTAAACAGTTCTTCCAACTTAACTTTTCTGCCAAGCTCGTTCATCAAAGAAGTCGCACTTTCCCAAAACTCGCTAGGAAAAACCTTCCTCACATCAAAATTCACGTTAACGCCAACGCCCAGCACCACAAAATTGACTTTTTCGCCAAGCGTGCTCATCTCCGCTAATACACCACAAATCTTGCGCTCTTCAACCAACACATCATTAGGCCATTTAGTCTCAACCTTTAAGCCGTACAACTCCCGCAGAACTTCAGCCACAGCCAAACCAGCCACAAAAACAAGCCTAACCGCTTCTGCAGCCCTAAGTTTAGGCTTGACCACAACAGAAAACCACAAGCCACCCTCAGGCGAAAACCACACTCTATCCAAGCGCCCACGCCCAGCAGTCTGAGTTTGGGCAATCGCAACCGTTCCTTCCGGAGCGCCAAGCACGGCTAATTCTTTAGCCCACTCGTTAGTCGAGCCAACACTACGACTGAAAAATATTCTTTTTCCAAACCGTTTTGTACGCAAGCCTTCCTGAAGCTTGTCCAAATTTATCTTCGCTGACACAGCATTTCTAACCGTTAGGGCTTTTCAACAAGCTCCAACAAAACGCCACGCGTGCTTTTCGGGTGAACAAACGCTATTTTCTTGCCTTCAGCGCCTTCTCGCGGTTTATCATCAACAAGCACAACGCCTTTCCGCTTGAGCTCCGTCAAAACCGCTTTAATATCATCGACTTCTACAGCAAAATGGTGCACGCCTTCACCGCGACTTTCAAGAAACTTCGCTACGGGGCTGTCGCCGCCAAGAGGCTCCAAAAGCTCAATCTGCGTTTCGCCGCCAGTGGAAAGAAACGCCACCTTAACCTTTCGCTCAGTTAAAACATGAACACCTAACAGCTTGAAACCTAAAACGTCACAGTAAACGCGAACAGCCTCATCCAAATTCTTCACTGCAACACCAACATGGTCCATTCCAGCAAACATTACTCTCAACTCCTCAAAGAACAATTAACCCCATGCAAAACATCGAATAAAAGAGTTTCCAAAACAACAACCAAAAATCAACTAATAGTTGCCAAAACATCTCCCTTATTCACAACAGCCCCCACAGAAACTTTAATTTCTCTTACAACTCCAGCCTTATGCGAAATCACTAGATTTTGCATTTTCATGGCTTCCAAAACGCAGATGCACGCGCCTTTCTCAATTTTTCTTCCTACATCCGCTTTTAAGGAAACAATTCTGCCAGAAATAGGAGCAGTCACAGCGTCCTTTTCAACAATCAAACTCGCCGTGGGCTTTTTAACAACTTTGAGTGTAGGCTCTTGTTGTGCAAGCGGCTCTTTCAAAATTTTAGGTTGAAATTGAACATCGAAAAGTTTTCTGTAAATCACGATTTGCCGAAAACCGCCATAACCCTTATTCACACTGGCTGAAAAAGTTTTACCATTAATCTCCAGTACTGCTGCTTTGCCTTGTCCCGAATTTCTGAACACAACACTAAAAGTTTTGCCGTCCACTTCCACCAAAAAGCTACTGCCATTTCGCTCCAAAACCCTAATCTTGTATGGCTTTTTGTTCACTAAAACTTCTTGAAGAGTCAAAGCGCCTTACTCAACCTCCTTGTTCTTCCAGCAAGCCTCCATAAAGAAGCCGCTTTAGGCTCTCTTTTTGGAATGACCGCGCGAGTCTCGCTTCTTTCCACATAGTCGGCTAAAACTGCAATAATCGCGGCGGCTTCCTCCTCTTCTAAGGCTTGTTTTGGCATAAGCTTCTCGATTTTTTCGTCAACAAAGTTTATGTGAATGTCTCCTTTGAGAAACTGTTCGTCTTCCATGATTTTTTTGTGAAAGGGAACTGTGGTTTTCACACCTACTATTAGAAATTCGTTCAGCGCGTTTTTCATTCGTTGTATTGCTTCCCTGCGGTTTTCTCCCCAAACTGCAAGTTTCGCGATGAGAGGGTCATAAAAAACCGAGATAGGATAGCCAACATAAAGGTGAGTGTCAACCCTTACGCCGGGACCTCCGGGCAACTGAAGTTTGGATACGATGCCGGGAGACGGCATGAAATTGTTGTATGGGTCTTCTGCGTTGATTCTACAGTTAATCGCGTGTCCTCTTAGCGCGATGTCGCTTTGTTTATATTCAAGTTTTTGACTAGCCGCGATTTTGATTTGCGACTTTACAATGTCTAAGCCAGTAGCCATTTCCGTAATCAAGTGTTCAACTTGAAGCCTAGTGTTCATCTCCAAAAAATAATAATGTCCCTCTTGGTCAACGAGAAATTCGACAGTGCCAGCATTAACGTAGCCTACTGCTCTCGCAATTTTTACTGCAGCCGCTCCCATTTCCTTCCTAAGCTTTTCAGTCATCAACATTGACGGAGTTTCTTCGATAAGCTTTTGGTATCTCCTCTGAAGCGAGCACTCGCGTTCGCCGAGATGAATAGTTTTTCCATGCTTGTCGGCTAAAATTTGAAATTCTATGTGCCTCGCCCTTGGAAGAAATTTTTCCACGTAAATTTCGCGTTTTCCAAAAGAGCTCTCCGCTTCCGAAGCCGTAAGTTCCAGCGCTTGCCGCATTTCTCTTTTGTTCGTCACCAGACGCATACCTTTTCCTCCGCCGCCATAAACAGCTTTCACCAGAACCGGAAATCCCACATGCCCCGCAATTTCAACTGCCTCATCCGCGCTTCGGGCGGGTTCTATGCTTCCAGGAATAGCGGATACGCCGGCTTTGACGGCGGTTCTGCGGGCTTCAACTTTGCTTCCCATTTTCTTTAGAACTTCACTGGATGGCCCAATGAATTCTATATCCTTCTCTTCACAAGCTTTGGCGAAAGCTGGGATCTGAGAAAGAAATCCATAACCAGGATGTATTGCCTCACATTTTGATTTTTTAGCCACTTCAATTATTTTGTTGATTTTTAGGTAGCTCAGGCTGGGGTCTGCGGGTCCAACGCAGTAGCTTTC from Candidatus Bathyarchaeota archaeon A05DMB-5 carries:
- a CDS encoding methylmalonyl-CoA carboxyltransferase, translating into MSSIKEPSVDEKIKLLRELNEQAKLGGGQKRIEEQHAKGKLTARERIELLLDPGSFNELDRFVVHQCTEFGMAEKKFLGDGVVTGYGTIDGRLVYVFSQDFTVFGGSLGEMFAKKVCKLMDLALKTGAPVIGLNDSGGARIQEGVASLAGYGDIFFRNVISSGVIPQISAIMGPCAGGAVYSPALTDFIIMVDKTSHMFITGPDVVKAALGQEVTFEDLGGAMVHSTTSGVAHFIAQNEEQCIQIIKKLLSYLPSNYLEDPPVAEPTDEPNRTDQGLARILPDDPDKPYDAKEVITRVVDNGEFFEVQPLWAQNIVIGFARLNGKTVGIVANQPMHYAGALDINSSMKAGRFIRFCDCFNIPIITFVDVPGFLPGIEQEHGGIIKHGSKLLYAYCEATVPKITTILRKSYGGAYDVMGSKHSGADINYAWPTAEIAVMGPHGAINIIFRKEIAEAKDPEKKRMELVSEYRQKFASPYIAAQKGYIDEVIEPAETRPKLISALESLATKREPRPTRKHGNIPL
- a CDS encoding biotin--[acetyl-CoA-carboxylase] ligase, whose protein sequence is MSAKINLDKLQEGLRTKRFGKRIFFSRSVGSTNEWAKELAVLGAPEGTVAIAQTQTAGRGRLDRVWFSPEGGLWFSVVVKPKLRAAEAVRLVFVAGLAVAEVLRELYGLKVETKWPNDVLVEERKICGVLAEMSTLGEKVNFVVLGVGVNVNFDVRKVFPSEFWESATSLMNELGRKVKLEELFRVLLERLDGVYEQFLKEGFNSVLERWKSYSGFLGKQVVVASETKRLCGLALDVDSEGALVLKLEEGTIKRVFIGDIFPLG
- a CDS encoding biotin attachment protein, whose product is MTLQEVLVNKKPYKIRVLERNGSSFLVEVDGKTFSVVFRNSGQGKAAVLEINGKTFSASVNKGYGGFRQIVIYRKLFDVQFQPKILKEPLAQQEPTLKVVKKPTASLIVEKDAVTAPISGRIVSLKADVGRKIEKGACICVLEAMKMQNLVISHKAGVVREIKVSVGAVVNKGDVLATIS
- the mce gene encoding methylmalonyl-CoA epimerase, producing MFAGMDHVGVAVKNLDEAVRVYCDVLGFKLLGVHVLTERKVKVAFLSTGGETQIELLEPLGGDSPVAKFLESRGEGVHHFAVEVDDIKAVLTELKRKGVVLVDDKPREGAEGKKIAFVHPKSTRGVLLELVEKP
- the accC gene encoding acetyl-CoA carboxylase biotin carboxylase subunit, with translation MFKKILIANRGEIAVRVIRACRELGAKAVAVYSEADADSLHVQYADESYCVGPADPSLSYLKINKIIEVAKKSKCEAIHPGYGFLSQIPAFAKACEEKDIEFIGPSSEVLKKMGSKVEARRTAVKAGVSAIPGSIEPARSADEAVEIAGHVGFPVLVKAVYGGGGKGMRLVTNKREMRQALELTASEAESSFGKREIYVEKFLPRARHIEFQILADKHGKTIHLGERECSLQRRYQKLIEETPSMLMTEKLRKEMGAAAVKIARAVGYVNAGTVEFLVDQEGHYYFLEMNTRLQVEHLITEMATGLDIVKSQIKIAASQKLEYKQSDIALRGHAINCRINAEDPYNNFMPSPGIVSKLQLPGGPGVRVDTHLYVGYPISVFYDPLIAKLAVWGENRREAIQRMKNALNEFLIVGVKTTVPFHKKIMEDEQFLKGDIHINFVDEKIEKLMPKQALEEEEAAAIIAVLADYVERSETRAVIPKREPKAASLWRLAGRTRRLSKAL